In bacterium, the following proteins share a genomic window:
- the murA gene encoding UDP-N-acetylglucosamine 1-carboxyvinyltransferase, translated as MAQLIIDGPTPLRGEWHTAGSKNAVLPMLAATLLSQEPVTLHNVPDLSDVDVMCEILESLGAKITRQDHSVRVEPTHIRAGSIPEGLTAKMRASVLVLGAAAARTGDIAIAQPGGDIIGARPIASHLKAFHELGYSIDQTNGTTRVRGTSRGGRIILGELTVTGAENAIMAACLGNHTTELRMVAVEPHVVDFCHMLVHFGAQIEGIGTHNLIIHAVDTLHGGEWRVPPDQLESGTLAIAAAASRGELIVHDFIIDEHDSLLTIFDAIGVRYRLIDARTIHILPGETYRAVQVRTQPYPNFPSDLQTPLAVLLTQCEGISEIFETLYEGRLQYLFELQRMGASIAIRDAHTGMITGPTPLVGTELVSYDIRAGATMLVAGMIARGTTVLDRIEHIDRGYEHIDVRLRTIGAQLRRT; from the coding sequence ATGGCTCAACTTATCATCGATGGTCCGACACCACTTCGGGGAGAATGGCATACTGCCGGCTCCAAGAACGCCGTGCTGCCGATGCTCGCAGCCACATTACTCTCCCAAGAGCCGGTTACGCTTCATAACGTTCCCGATCTCAGTGACGTTGATGTGATGTGCGAGATTCTGGAAAGCCTCGGCGCGAAGATTACACGCCAGGACCATAGCGTACGAGTTGAACCGACTCACATTCGTGCCGGCAGCATTCCCGAGGGACTGACCGCCAAGATGCGCGCGTCAGTCCTGGTACTTGGCGCAGCTGCAGCCCGTACTGGCGACATCGCCATAGCCCAGCCAGGTGGGGACATCATCGGCGCGCGACCTATCGCCAGCCACCTCAAAGCTTTTCACGAGCTCGGCTATAGTATCGATCAAACGAACGGTACAACCCGAGTCAGAGGCACGAGTCGGGGCGGGCGGATCATCTTAGGTGAGCTCACGGTTACCGGCGCCGAGAATGCCATCATGGCTGCTTGTCTTGGCAATCATACAACCGAGCTGCGCATGGTCGCTGTCGAGCCACACGTCGTAGATTTCTGTCACATGCTCGTACACTTTGGCGCACAGATCGAAGGCATTGGCACCCACAACCTCATTATCCATGCTGTCGACACGCTCCATGGTGGCGAATGGCGTGTACCGCCGGATCAGCTCGAATCTGGAACGCTTGCAATCGCCGCGGCAGCCAGTCGTGGCGAACTAATTGTGCATGACTTCATCATCGATGAGCACGACTCGCTGCTGACCATCTTTGATGCAATCGGTGTTCGTTATCGCCTGATCGATGCGCGCACTATTCATATCCTGCCTGGTGAAACTTATCGAGCAGTCCAAGTTCGCACGCAGCCTTATCCGAACTTTCCAAGCGACCTGCAGACGCCACTCGCAGTGCTCCTCACTCAATGCGAGGGTATATCCGAGATCTTTGAGACGCTCTACGAAGGTCGGCTACAATATTTATTCGAATTACAGCGCATGGGAGCTTCGATCGCTATTCGCGATGCGCATACAGGCATGATCACTGGTCCGACACCACTCGTCGGTACGGAGCTCGTCAGCTACGACATACGCGCTGGCGCAACCATGCTCGTAGCCGGTATGATCGCTCGCGGAACTACGGTCCTAGATCGCATCGAACACATCGATCGAGGGTATGAACACATTGATGTACGCCTCCGCACCATCGGCGCACAGTTGCGACGCACATAA
- the ftsE gene encoding cell division ATP-binding protein FtsE, with the protein MILLDRVTVMYPNKTVALSGVSLHIQPKEFVTVVGASGAGKSTLIRLLIKEEDPTSGKIIVGSIDYDTITKKNIPHLRRRIGVVFQDFKLLPNLTVYENVAFALEVSGVRTSEIRRAVPKILQLVGLAEKASNYPGEISGGEKQRVAIARALVRNPKILIADEPTGNLDPKNSWDIIELLLKINKFGTTVLLTTHNKEIVNALKRRVITIQRGRIVKDEKVGRYIL; encoded by the coding sequence GTGATATTGCTAGATCGTGTGACAGTCATGTACCCCAATAAAACCGTCGCCTTGAGCGGCGTTAGTTTGCATATTCAGCCAAAAGAATTTGTGACTGTGGTGGGGGCATCAGGTGCAGGGAAGTCGACCCTGATCCGACTACTGATCAAAGAAGAAGATCCGACGAGCGGCAAGATTATCGTTGGCTCGATCGACTACGACACGATCACCAAGAAGAATATTCCACATCTGAGACGTCGGATTGGTGTTGTCTTCCAGGACTTTAAGCTCTTGCCAAATCTGACTGTGTACGAAAACGTAGCCTTTGCTCTGGAAGTCAGTGGTGTGCGCACGAGTGAAATTCGACGCGCGGTGCCAAAGATCTTGCAGCTGGTTGGCTTGGCTGAGAAGGCTAGTAACTACCCAGGTGAGATATCGGGTGGAGAAAAGCAGCGTGTGGCGATTGCACGCGCTCTGGTGCGTAATCCAAAGATCTTGATTGCCGACGAGCCAACTGGCAATCTCGATCCGAAGAACTCTTGGGATATTATCGAGTTACTCTTAAAGATTAATAAATTCGGGACTACAGTTCTCTTAACGACGCACAACAAGGAAATCGTCAATGCCTTGAAGCGTCGGGTAATTACCATCCAGCGAGGGCGCATTGTAAAAGATGAAAAAGTCGGGAGGTACATCCTCTAA
- a CDS encoding ABC transporter permease, whose protein sequence is MITFWRIIKSGFKNLFRNAWLSIAATAIMVITLVIVSVFAFSALFLQNQLSVIRDKIDLTIFLSEKATQEDITKLQEGIKGFDNVKGVTYISKADALERLRTSSKDGEQLARTAQEIGNPLPASIEVKTESLDNLDKLDSDIRALPQGNVISQTSLQDNNVRKQIVENINKISQGVSRIGTIISVAFLIVSLLIIFNTIRMAIFTRREEIDIMKLVGATKWYIRGPFLVEGAVYGIIGATIAIAITIPALNFAKPLFVNYFSTTDVIDFVASRYNLVISGMYALGVMIGATSSYLAISRHLKL, encoded by the coding sequence ATGATTACTTTCTGGCGCATTATTAAGTCTGGGTTTAAAAATCTGTTTCGCAATGCGTGGCTGTCGATTGCTGCAACAGCGATTATGGTTATTACTTTGGTGATCGTGTCGGTTTTTGCGTTCTCCGCACTCTTCCTCCAGAATCAATTGTCGGTGATTCGCGACAAGATCGATCTGACGATTTTCTTGAGCGAGAAGGCGACCCAAGAAGATATTACTAAGTTGCAGGAGGGGATTAAGGGTTTTGATAATGTGAAAGGCGTAACCTATATATCCAAGGCCGATGCACTTGAGCGCCTACGCACAAGCAGTAAGGATGGCGAGCAGCTTGCTCGCACTGCTCAAGAGATTGGTAATCCGCTGCCGGCATCAATAGAAGTCAAGACAGAGTCGCTTGATAACCTCGATAAGCTTGATTCGGACATACGAGCACTTCCACAGGGAAATGTGATTTCTCAAACCAGCTTGCAGGATAATAATGTACGCAAGCAGATCGTCGAAAATATCAATAAGATCTCTCAGGGTGTGAGTCGGATTGGGACAATCATCTCAGTCGCATTCTTAATAGTGTCACTGCTTATCATTTTCAATACGATTCGAATGGCGATCTTCACCCGCCGTGAAGAGATCGACATTATGAAGCTGGTTGGCGCGACCAAGTGGTATATTCGTGGGCCATTTTTGGTCGAGGGCGCTGTGTATGGCATTATCGGCGCAACCATAGCTATCGCGATCACGATACCGGCCCTTAACTTTGCCAAGCCACTATTTGTGAACTACTTTAGTACAACCGACGTGATTGACTTTGTCGCTTCACGATATAATCTGGTGATCTCAGGTATGTACGCTCTTGGCGTAATGATTGGTGCCACTTCCAGTTATTTGGCGATCTCTCGACACTTGAAGCTCTAG
- a CDS encoding CHAP domain-containing protein, translating to MRHVKHVLVIVSALVLAGLAPVAHAADYDAQINALQSQIKQNQSAASQKAAEASTLQGKVNQLNAEIAATQAALNLTQTQLLKTQSDIDAQTTELAKQTDSLRENLRAMYRDRDVTPLEVLASSQNLSDFVGRQQYMQDIKTKIQANIDAINAAKAKLEQAKADLSAQQANQQGQLAQINAKKAEQAKLLAETRGQEAAYQSVVAKNKKELDAVFAARAAEIARNNSAGGSFRPGGQCGGGYPDVWCRAAQDALVDDYGYYNRECVSYAAWKRAAIGKWVPMYWGNAGDWWYRGSANLTPQYGDIVAWPYGNLSPWGHVAIIESNNGSSITISEYNYSPRGGYSVRTIPFSQLGNVRYIR from the coding sequence TTGAGGCACGTCAAGCACGTGCTCGTTATCGTTTCTGCACTTGTACTAGCTGGATTAGCTCCGGTGGCGCATGCTGCTGACTATGACGCGCAAATCAATGCGCTGCAGTCGCAAATCAAGCAAAATCAGTCGGCCGCTAGCCAGAAGGCAGCGGAAGCTTCGACTTTACAGGGTAAGGTGAATCAACTGAATGCTGAGATTGCGGCAACTCAAGCTGCATTAAATCTTACGCAGACGCAATTATTGAAGACCCAATCGGATATCGATGCTCAGACTACTGAGCTCGCAAAGCAAACTGATAGTCTACGAGAAAACTTGCGAGCTATGTATCGCGATCGAGATGTTACCCCCTTAGAAGTGTTGGCATCGAGTCAAAACTTGAGCGACTTCGTTGGTCGTCAGCAGTACATGCAGGATATTAAGACCAAGATCCAGGCAAATATTGATGCTATCAATGCGGCGAAGGCAAAGCTCGAGCAAGCGAAGGCGGATCTCTCGGCACAACAAGCTAATCAGCAAGGTCAGCTGGCTCAAATTAATGCAAAAAAAGCTGAACAAGCTAAGCTCCTCGCTGAGACACGCGGACAAGAGGCGGCATATCAGAGCGTCGTAGCTAAGAACAAGAAAGAACTCGATGCAGTATTTGCTGCTCGTGCTGCAGAAATTGCGCGCAATAATTCAGCCGGTGGGAGCTTCCGTCCTGGCGGGCAGTGTGGCGGTGGGTATCCAGATGTCTGGTGTCGCGCAGCTCAAGATGCTTTGGTGGATGATTATGGATACTATAACCGTGAGTGTGTGAGCTATGCGGCTTGGAAGCGTGCGGCAATAGGCAAGTGGGTACCGATGTACTGGGGTAATGCCGGTGACTGGTGGTACCGCGGTTCTGCAAATCTCACTCCTCAGTATGGCGATATTGTAGCCTGGCCGTATGGCAATCTGTCGCCATGGGGACACGTAGCAATTATCGAGTCTAATAACGGCTCATCAATCACGATTAGTGAGTATAACTACAGCCCGCGTGGTGGCTACTCGGTGCGAACGATTCCGTTTAGTCAATTAGGGAATGTTCGCTATATTCGATAG
- a CDS encoding CHAP domain-containing protein, whose amino-acid sequence MKQKRHHPWLKHLIGVTVLSVFMLGVMMLVGHSRVSADEYQPLIDALSKQIQDNQAIVKQKQAEGDNLENRLDAVRADLASARANLEMTRLQVSQNKARQSEVQTRLKKQTDLLGENIAAVYRQGGISPLELIAGSQSLSQYVDKQQYYTSLRDKINDTLAEIERSKKQLDDLEIDLRIKENAESLQEKVIAEKEAELAKLLEQTRGEEQKYRDLVKADQAQLSTLRAQQAAAIAAQSAGRTYSLTTDYPWSTVEPFPSWGVDPWGFYYRQCTSFAAWRRASLGKPIPSWGFMGPADAKMWPNWGRQFNMRVDDQPEVGAIAVYGGGEYGHVMIVESVLKDGQQVLVSEFNANWDGRYSQSLWPSSVLTYIH is encoded by the coding sequence ATGAAACAAAAACGACATCATCCTTGGCTCAAGCACCTCATCGGAGTGACAGTCTTAAGTGTTTTTATGCTAGGGGTGATGATGCTCGTCGGGCATAGTCGAGTGAGTGCTGATGAGTATCAGCCGCTGATTGACGCGCTCTCCAAGCAGATCCAAGACAATCAAGCAATCGTCAAGCAGAAGCAGGCCGAGGGCGATAATCTAGAGAATCGACTCGATGCGGTGCGGGCCGATTTAGCATCTGCTCGCGCCAATCTTGAAATGACTCGTTTGCAAGTCTCACAGAATAAAGCGCGCCAGTCTGAGGTGCAAACTCGCCTCAAGAAACAGACCGATCTCTTAGGAGAGAACATCGCCGCAGTTTATAGGCAGGGAGGCATCTCACCACTTGAACTTATTGCTGGTTCGCAGAGCCTGAGCCAATACGTTGATAAGCAGCAGTACTACACGAGCTTGCGCGACAAAATTAATGATACTCTCGCTGAAATTGAGCGATCAAAGAAGCAGCTGGATGATCTGGAGATCGATTTGCGCATCAAAGAGAATGCCGAGAGTCTGCAAGAAAAGGTGATTGCCGAAAAAGAAGCAGAGCTCGCAAAGCTCCTCGAGCAAACGCGAGGGGAAGAGCAGAAGTATCGGGATCTCGTGAAGGCAGATCAGGCACAATTAAGCACCCTGCGCGCTCAGCAGGCCGCTGCTATCGCTGCCCAAAGTGCTGGGCGCACGTACTCCTTGACCACTGATTACCCTTGGTCTACGGTCGAGCCGTTTCCAAGCTGGGGTGTCGATCCGTGGGGCTTCTATTATCGTCAGTGTACGAGCTTCGCTGCTTGGCGGCGCGCCAGTCTCGGCAAACCAATTCCATCATGGGGCTTTATGGGGCCTGCTGACGCGAAGATGTGGCCTAACTGGGGGCGACAATTCAATATGCGCGTCGATGATCAGCCTGAGGTTGGTGCTATTGCGGTATATGGGGGCGGCGAGTATGGTCACGTCATGATCGTTGAGTCGGTCTTGAAGGATGGACAGCAGGTGTTAGTATCTGAGTTTAATGCAAACTGGGATGGTCGTTATAGTCAATCGCTCTGGCCTTCGAGTGTGCTGACCTACATTCATTAG
- a CDS encoding S41 family peptidase, with product MTPARKPSGSSSRTTTPQAVQKGKVLRALMKRNGVIIAAVILGGFFGWFARSSVILREGSFAANDIATVRELLKASYDGDIDQSKQAEGAIRGLVASLGDPYTTYMDVAEAKDLADDLKGELSGIGVEVGIKNNRLTVIAPIDGTPAAKAGIRAGDVIALIDGKDSSQMTLDEAVKNIRGDKGTTVNLTIIRGNEKAREVSIVRDTITVSSVSQEIKDGNVGYIRLRRFGDDTDLAFRNATADLASKGVKSVILDLRDNPGGYLDSAVTVASEFVGTGTIVEERSRHFSEPKTMTANPGGNLTKVKVIVLINQGSASASEIAAGALKDNGRATLVGERSFGKGSVQEVRKLANGAQLKVTVAHWYTPNGVNISKEGIAPDVEVKFTNDDYNANRDPQLEKALDLARQ from the coding sequence ATGACTCCAGCCAGAAAACCATCCGGATCATCTAGTCGTACTACTACACCCCAGGCTGTCCAAAAAGGTAAAGTCTTGCGGGCTTTGATGAAGCGTAACGGCGTAATAATTGCCGCTGTCATACTGGGTGGATTTTTTGGATGGTTTGCACGGTCTTCGGTTATTTTGCGTGAAGGTAGCTTTGCTGCAAATGATATCGCCACAGTACGCGAACTATTGAAAGCCAGCTATGATGGCGATATAGATCAGTCGAAGCAGGCCGAAGGTGCGATACGCGGGCTTGTTGCAAGCCTCGGAGACCCGTATACCACCTATATGGATGTGGCAGAAGCCAAGGATTTGGCGGATGATCTGAAGGGTGAATTGAGTGGCATTGGTGTCGAGGTTGGAATCAAAAACAATCGTTTGACCGTGATCGCACCAATCGATGGCACGCCTGCTGCCAAGGCCGGAATCCGAGCCGGTGATGTGATAGCGCTTATAGATGGTAAGGATAGCTCGCAGATGACGCTCGATGAGGCGGTCAAGAATATCCGTGGAGATAAGGGGACGACCGTGAATCTCACTATCATCCGTGGCAATGAGAAGGCTCGGGAGGTGAGCATCGTGCGCGACACTATTACCGTTTCGAGCGTCAGCCAAGAGATCAAGGACGGTAATGTAGGTTATATTCGATTGCGTCGGTTTGGTGATGACACTGATCTGGCATTTCGTAATGCGACAGCTGATCTCGCTTCGAAAGGGGTGAAGAGTGTTATTTTGGATCTTCGAGATAACCCAGGTGGGTATCTTGATAGTGCAGTGACCGTTGCATCTGAATTCGTTGGGACTGGTACGATTGTCGAAGAGCGCAGCCGACACTTTAGCGAGCCAAAGACTATGACAGCAAATCCAGGTGGTAATCTTACCAAGGTAAAGGTGATTGTACTGATTAATCAAGGCTCGGCCTCCGCGTCAGAGATTGCTGCTGGTGCCTTGAAGGACAATGGACGCGCCACTCTGGTAGGTGAGAGGTCGTTTGGCAAAGGAAGTGTGCAGGAAGTGAGGAAGCTCGCGAATGGTGCTCAGCTCAAGGTGACCGTCGCACATTGGTATACGCCAAATGGGGTGAATATATCCAAGGAAGGCATCGCACCAGATGTGGAAGTGAAGTTTACCAACGATGACTATAATGCGAATCGTGACCCTCAGCTCGAAAAAGCCCTCGATCTTGCTCGACAATAG